A genome region from Bacteroidota bacterium includes the following:
- a CDS encoding T9SS type A sorting domain-containing protein: MKYSIRHIWRGACAMCLMSLLLVSFMLCTERDARALVTFSYTGSHQLVWTSNGAKTVTINRIGGYTPLSVDAYLSGSKKFSLDYQNVYWPDSSQDTGYMFPRYFSVRFSSSANDTSIAYLVLSDSVVRDTIELIGYGTQDSRDFTVSDTALSIFVSDSTQLGGTTSEWLYNRQSSSIYVVARLSDSTNWDLDGHGGSESILVSSFGSRAFNVNYKPHGVYHDNVTITLTCASPYYQQRIVTVQATDNHYAPVSYVPTVTAPDLGEVQPGDSACGTVTISNHTSQAITITYIRASDSTYWSLQFDPLPFAIPAGGSRTATVCFHPPQGDIGDYAGDRIYVSYRDSNGMTGTVADNAYAHTPAALEAIRDSLRLDDVIVGGYVEATAIFVAHKNLTLAGGSSYVSGGGSVSIIAPSMPHQMHSGDTVSIRIRVTPSADTAGYYWGYIPLSDTGWSGEIVFQGQSMQSSTSDLQLFPAQSELLALTTSSQVTVDTFWFVNNYSGAVHIPLGGVHLAQGTYFSILGEIPRNVPDTLTSSQKLGVIVQFSGDTNGFYHDSLYIDADYAIQSLPINLEAVRTGVPAAVHRVAIAGPAQIWLAPNPALGPVAISIDNAERASIDIFDVLGNRVAVMPNAISSSWDPTGLSGGIYIIRASGMDQNGDPFAISKRLVLAR, translated from the coding sequence ATGAAATATTCGATTCGCCACATCTGGCGCGGTGCCTGTGCGATGTGTCTTATGTCTCTCCTGCTGGTATCCTTCATGCTATGCACGGAACGTGACGCGCGAGCCCTGGTGACGTTTTCTTATACGGGATCGCATCAACTCGTTTGGACCAGCAATGGCGCGAAGACCGTAACTATCAATCGCATCGGAGGATATACGCCGTTATCGGTCGATGCGTATCTATCTGGCAGCAAGAAGTTTAGCCTTGACTACCAGAATGTCTATTGGCCTGATTCCTCCCAAGATACCGGCTACATGTTCCCACGGTATTTCTCAGTGCGGTTCTCTTCGAGCGCGAACGATACTTCCATCGCCTACCTGGTGCTCTCCGATAGCGTTGTGAGAGATACGATCGAACTGATCGGATATGGCACTCAGGATTCGAGGGACTTCACGGTCTCGGATACGGCGCTGTCCATCTTCGTGAGTGACTCGACTCAACTCGGCGGAACAACGAGCGAATGGCTCTACAATCGCCAATCCAGTAGCATTTATGTTGTGGCGCGGCTTAGTGATAGTACCAACTGGGATCTGGATGGCCACGGCGGCTCGGAGAGTATTCTGGTCTCGAGTTTTGGAAGCCGAGCCTTCAATGTGAACTACAAACCGCACGGAGTCTATCACGATAACGTCACAATTACCCTAACTTGCGCTTCGCCCTACTATCAGCAAAGGATCGTGACGGTTCAGGCAACGGACAACCACTATGCACCGGTGTCCTATGTTCCTACCGTGACCGCTCCCGATCTGGGCGAGGTACAGCCGGGAGATTCAGCGTGCGGGACGGTGACCATCAGTAATCATACGTCTCAGGCGATTACGATCACGTATATCCGTGCGTCCGACTCGACATACTGGAGTCTACAATTCGACCCGCTGCCATTCGCAATCCCGGCCGGTGGCTCCAGAACTGCCACGGTTTGCTTCCATCCTCCACAAGGAGATATTGGAGATTATGCCGGGGACCGCATTTACGTATCCTATCGGGATTCAAATGGCATGACGGGGACCGTCGCGGATAATGCCTATGCCCACACGCCTGCGGCTCTCGAAGCGATTCGAGATTCGCTGCGTCTCGACGATGTGATCGTCGGCGGGTATGTTGAAGCCACAGCCATTTTTGTGGCGCATAAAAATCTGACATTGGCTGGCGGCAGTTCGTATGTCTCCGGTGGTGGTTCGGTCTCGATTATCGCTCCCAGCATGCCGCATCAGATGCACTCCGGTGATACGGTTTCGATCCGAATCCGCGTGACGCCGAGCGCGGATACTGCGGGATACTACTGGGGTTACATCCCGCTGTCAGATACCGGTTGGAGTGGCGAGATCGTTTTTCAAGGCCAATCGATGCAGTCATCTACGAGTGACTTGCAGCTCTTCCCGGCGCAATCAGAACTGCTGGCACTGACAACTTCGTCCCAGGTCACGGTCGATACTTTCTGGTTTGTCAATAATTACTCTGGGGCCGTTCATATCCCGCTGGGCGGTGTGCATCTCGCGCAGGGCACATACTTCAGTATCCTCGGCGAGATACCACGCAATGTGCCTGACACACTGACATCTTCGCAGAAGCTCGGTGTGATCGTGCAATTTAGCGGTGACACGAACGGCTTCTATCATGACTCGCTCTATATCGATGCGGATTACGCAATCCAATCGCTGCCGATCAATCTCGAAGCCGTTCGCACCGGCGTTCCTGCTGCTGTGCACCGGGTTGCGATCGCGGGCCCCGCACAGATTTGGCTTGCCCCGAATCCGGCCCTCGGACCGGTTGCGATTTCCATCGACAATGCTGAACGGGCATCGATCGATATTTTCGATGTGCTCGGCAACCGTGTTGCGGTCATGCCAAATGCGATATCCAGTTCGTGGGACCCGACCGGCCTGAGCGGGGGCATCTATATCATCCGTGCCAGCGGGATGGACCAGAACGGCGATCCATTCGCGATTTCAAAGCGACTCGTGCTGGCTCGATAA
- a CDS encoding VWA domain-containing protein: protein MRVAYSKWIPGKSQTAEDRLKQLLGLFSQLLLTTSGDVNEVLEWMRYLDEQYKIFGPDMTLDMFKDELKRMGLIEEDENALLKPTNKAIQNIRRDALLEMFRSLRKSPSGAHDTPHTGSGIERTQNTKPYNFGDQSSNIDFTQTFLNAQKRALRENDDDDRSEPSSFITHPSSFVSIEEDDIEIYETEHLTSCATVLMIDISHSMILYGEDRITPAKKVALALSELIKTKFPKDQLYVVTFGDEAKLITVSELPFLEVGPFHTNTKAGLRLARQLLIRSGNVNKQIFMVTDGKPSAMFDDAGRLYKNSFGLDPKIVNKTLDEALACRREKITISTFMVARDPYLIGFVEELTKSNKGRAYYSGLNDLGQFVFVDYVRNRKKKYPGSRD, encoded by the coding sequence ATGCGCGTCGCCTATTCCAAATGGATTCCCGGCAAGAGCCAAACGGCCGAAGACAGACTGAAGCAGCTTCTCGGGCTGTTTAGCCAGTTGTTGCTCACGACGAGCGGCGATGTCAATGAAGTCCTCGAATGGATGCGATATCTCGACGAACAATACAAGATCTTCGGCCCCGACATGACGCTCGATATGTTCAAGGACGAACTCAAGCGGATGGGCCTCATCGAAGAAGACGAGAATGCCCTGCTCAAACCGACAAACAAAGCAATTCAGAACATTCGGCGTGATGCACTGCTGGAGATGTTCCGTTCGCTCCGCAAATCCCCAAGCGGCGCACACGACACCCCGCACACCGGCTCGGGCATCGAGCGGACGCAGAACACCAAGCCCTACAACTTCGGCGATCAATCGTCGAACATCGACTTTACCCAGACATTCCTGAATGCACAGAAACGAGCACTCCGAGAGAACGATGATGATGACCGATCAGAACCTTCATCCTTCATCACTCATCCTTCATCTTTTGTCAGCATAGAAGAAGATGATATTGAGATTTACGAGACCGAGCACCTGACTTCATGCGCTACGGTGCTCATGATCGACATCTCCCATTCGATGATTCTCTACGGCGAGGACCGTATCACGCCGGCAAAGAAGGTTGCGCTGGCACTCTCGGAGCTGATCAAAACCAAATTTCCGAAGGACCAACTTTACGTCGTCACGTTTGGCGATGAGGCGAAGCTCATCACCGTAAGCGAGCTGCCGTTCCTCGAAGTTGGACCATTTCACACGAACACCAAAGCGGGACTTCGGCTCGCGCGGCAATTGCTGATACGATCGGGCAACGTAAATAAGCAGATCTTCATGGTGACGGATGGCAAGCCATCGGCGATGTTCGATGATGCGGGCCGACTTTACAAGAACTCGTTCGGACTCGATCCGAAGATCGTCAACAAGACGCTCGATGAAGCGCTCGCCTGCCGCCGCGAGAAGATCACGATCTCGACCTTCATGGTCGCCCGCGATCCGTATCTCATCGGATTCGTCGAAGAACTCACCAAGTCGAACAAAGGCCGCGCCTATTATTCGGGCCTGAATGATCTGGGGCAGTTCGTCTTTGTCGATTATGTAAGGAATAGGAAGAAGAAATATCCGGGGAGCAGGGATTGA
- a CDS encoding tetratricopeptide repeat protein: MKHDLEAAKQAIAKASSPEERLRVLLESSRDFYRSSPKDAAKWAQEALTLAKKRKDRDKEASAHYRLGCAQFQLCEYAVAEKSFHKAIELDSPHHLVEGPMFSLGLALSNQGKYKEAIDYYEQALKLSREQHRQSEVDILGALGNAALEQGDYPKALEYQYASLSILERSDDPLRRSIVLGNIARVYLEVQALDRADHFFERSYLLAKEQEDDSGMASILYNRGLIAQQQQNDRETRRFFKAALHVATGVGRKESEAYIENSLGELDMAAGHGKAAQQHFERAAELSRLLGLKRMLSASLMGYGRTLVEAGKPVEGIKALKESIQVSSQSGMVALECECSSALAKAYESAGKLKLSIEYFNRYIKLNEEINSQQRQRALIEISARVEIEKADRERERMERLAMDANARAELLRSESERQSNELTTLALQLVEKNEFLCDLKLEIEPAMKSSRRAKSILEKIDDHIRTDRDWETFEHQFNQIHRDFLGRLSAAYPSLTPTELKIAALIKLDLPTKAIANLFCLSVRTVENHRQSIRHKLRLEGVNNLVSFLTSLGG, from the coding sequence ATGAAGCACGATCTCGAAGCAGCGAAGCAAGCAATCGCGAAGGCCTCTTCTCCGGAAGAGCGCCTTCGCGTCCTGCTTGAATCGAGCAGAGATTTCTACCGGTCAAGTCCGAAAGACGCCGCCAAGTGGGCACAGGAAGCACTCACACTCGCGAAGAAACGGAAGGACCGCGACAAAGAAGCGAGCGCCCACTATCGTCTCGGCTGTGCTCAGTTCCAGTTGTGCGAATATGCGGTTGCCGAAAAGTCATTCCACAAAGCGATTGAACTTGACAGTCCTCACCATCTAGTCGAAGGGCCAATGTTTTCGCTTGGGTTGGCACTTTCCAACCAAGGAAAATACAAAGAAGCGATTGATTACTACGAACAAGCCTTGAAGCTTTCGCGCGAGCAACATCGGCAGTCGGAGGTCGATATCCTCGGCGCTCTTGGCAATGCTGCGCTGGAGCAGGGCGATTACCCTAAAGCGCTGGAATACCAGTATGCGAGTTTGTCTATTCTCGAACGCTCCGACGATCCTTTGCGCCGTTCTATTGTCCTAGGAAATATCGCAAGAGTTTATCTTGAAGTTCAGGCTCTGGACCGCGCCGACCATTTCTTTGAGCGTAGTTACCTGCTCGCGAAGGAACAGGAGGATGATTCCGGCATGGCAAGCATCCTGTATAATCGTGGCCTTATCGCTCAACAACAACAGAATGACAGGGAAACCCGTCGATTCTTCAAAGCGGCATTGCATGTTGCTACCGGAGTAGGTCGCAAGGAATCGGAAGCGTACATCGAAAACAGTTTGGGTGAACTTGATATGGCCGCTGGTCATGGGAAGGCTGCCCAACAGCACTTTGAGCGTGCGGCTGAGCTTTCCCGGCTATTGGGTCTCAAGCGCATGTTAAGTGCGAGTCTGATGGGTTATGGACGAACGCTGGTCGAAGCGGGCAAGCCGGTAGAAGGCATAAAAGCTCTCAAAGAATCGATACAAGTGAGTTCGCAATCGGGAATGGTCGCATTGGAATGTGAATGCTCGAGTGCCCTCGCAAAAGCTTATGAATCTGCTGGGAAGCTTAAGTTATCCATTGAGTATTTCAATCGATATATCAAGCTCAATGAAGAGATAAACAGTCAGCAACGCCAGCGCGCACTCATTGAAATCTCGGCCCGTGTTGAGATAGAGAAAGCAGACCGTGAGCGAGAACGGATGGAGCGGCTGGCAATGGATGCGAATGCCCGGGCCGAACTTCTCCGTTCAGAATCGGAGCGACAATCGAATGAACTAACGACTCTGGCCCTGCAACTTGTCGAGAAAAACGAATTCCTTTGCGATTTGAAGCTGGAGATCGAGCCGGCCATGAAATCCTCCCGCCGGGCAAAGTCGATTCTTGAGAAAATTGACGATCACATTCGGACCGATCGTGACTGGGAGACATTCGAGCACCAGTTCAACCAGATTCATCGTGATTTTCTTGGAAGGCTATCGGCCGCCTACCCGTCACTGACTCCAACGGAGCTGAAAATTGCTGCGCTGATCAAGTTGGACCTTCCCACAAAGGCGATTGCGAATCTATTCTGTCTTTCTGTACGGACTGTGGAAAACCACCGGCAGTCGATCCGGCATAAGCTGCGGCTTGAGGGGGTGAACAACTTGGTCTCCTTTTTGACAAGCCTCGGAGGCTGA
- a CDS encoding T9SS type A sorting domain-containing protein — MEHSIQHSRRAPRALAFLSLVLVSLLLAAATQNASAFVSYSYGGSHQYTWSTNGSTALALTRTGGTTALTVFATLSGSSNFTLDQSSIYWADSSQDTGIVRNTRYLGVYFSSALDDTSTAVLILHDSHRIDTIYLTGYGPHVTDTVDYLLNWNYGLPHITVRRDSGGTSSSGTVYVLNHRTSTITVSISLLDSTNWDINGGGGLLATMAAGGSRTLTITYHPHGVWRDTATVNIVCYTPYYQDTVIHIYVTDPLFAPPSYIPGITAPALGQVQQGDTTCGPVTLTNATSKAIQITAINISADYDWSLSSVPSTPFWLAAGSTNTFSICYNPAVGFFGGSSADVDVDWLDSSGMSGRIYATATGYTPSCVKLLGDTVVLDDVLIGGYVEATEYAIVHKDSILRTTYLFMTDSGSVQVISPSLPTRVHAGDTIPVRFRATPAGQGRYGNGVYWGYISLSDGDNCTSTITFRGRALDSSSSGLQLFPAETELLAMTTSSQVTLDTFWFVNNYGGSVIIPSNGVKLSQGTHFSIAGTLPHALPDTITSSQNFGVIVQFSGDTSGFYHDSLTIEASHNLQGFPVYNLEALYTKSANSGVNSIMSSSPASLSLVPNPSEGPVTMMLASATKASIEIFDVLGNRVAVMPNALTSSWDPTGLSDGIYIVRANGVDENGTAFTLLKRLILAR, encoded by the coding sequence ATGGAACATTCGATACAACACTCCCGTCGTGCCCCACGCGCGCTGGCATTTTTATCTCTCGTGCTTGTGTCTCTCTTACTTGCCGCGGCGACACAGAACGCGAGTGCCTTTGTCTCCTACAGCTATGGCGGATCTCATCAATATACGTGGTCTACCAACGGATCCACGGCACTAGCCTTAACTCGGACCGGTGGCACCACAGCACTGACCGTCTTCGCCACTCTGAGTGGTAGCTCCAACTTTACATTGGATCAGTCGAGCATCTACTGGGCGGATTCTTCGCAAGATACCGGAATCGTGCGGAACACGCGTTATTTGGGTGTGTACTTCTCCTCCGCTTTGGACGACACCTCGACGGCCGTGCTCATTTTGCATGATAGCCACCGTATCGATACGATTTATCTAACGGGATACGGACCGCATGTCACCGATACGGTGGACTACTTACTCAATTGGAATTACGGGCTTCCACATATTACTGTCCGCCGCGATTCCGGCGGGACGTCCTCATCCGGCACGGTCTATGTCCTGAATCACCGAACATCAACCATCACTGTGTCTATCAGTTTGCTGGATAGCACCAATTGGGATATTAACGGTGGCGGTGGACTCCTGGCTACGATGGCCGCAGGTGGTTCCAGAACCCTGACGATCACATACCATCCGCACGGCGTCTGGCGCGACACCGCAACGGTGAACATCGTGTGCTACACTCCATACTATCAGGATACCGTCATCCATATATATGTAACGGACCCGCTGTTTGCGCCCCCAAGCTACATTCCAGGTATCACCGCGCCCGCGTTGGGTCAGGTGCAGCAGGGTGACACGACGTGTGGCCCGGTGACGCTAACGAATGCCACCTCGAAGGCCATCCAAATTACTGCGATCAACATTTCGGCAGACTATGACTGGTCGCTCAGTAGTGTGCCGTCCACACCATTCTGGCTGGCAGCAGGATCCACGAATACGTTCTCCATTTGCTACAATCCGGCGGTGGGCTTCTTCGGCGGCTCCAGCGCGGATGTGGATGTCGATTGGCTCGATTCGTCCGGCATGTCGGGAAGAATTTATGCAACGGCAACAGGATACACGCCCTCGTGCGTCAAGCTCCTCGGCGATACTGTCGTGCTCGACGATGTGCTCATCGGTGGATATGTCGAAGCGACTGAGTATGCTATCGTCCACAAGGATTCCATCCTGCGGACCACCTATTTGTTCATGACCGATAGCGGCTCGGTTCAAGTGATTAGTCCATCGCTGCCCACGCGGGTCCATGCCGGCGACACCATCCCGGTGCGCTTCCGCGCAACACCGGCGGGACAAGGAAGATACGGCAATGGGGTCTACTGGGGCTATATCTCGCTCTCGGATGGAGACAACTGCACTTCCACAATCACATTCCGCGGTCGCGCGCTCGATTCGTCGTCGAGTGGGCTCCAACTCTTCCCAGCGGAGACTGAACTGCTGGCAATGACAACATCTTCGCAGGTCACGCTGGATACGTTCTGGTTCGTCAACAACTATGGTGGATCGGTGATCATCCCATCGAATGGCGTCAAGCTCTCGCAGGGCACGCACTTCAGCATCGCGGGCACGTTGCCGCATGCACTGCCAGACACCATCACGTCGAGCCAAAACTTCGGCGTTATCGTCCAGTTCAGTGGCGATACGAGCGGATTCTATCACGATTCGCTGACGATCGAGGCGAGCCATAACCTTCAGGGCTTCCCGGTCTATAATCTCGAAGCGTTGTATACGAAGTCGGCAAACTCCGGCGTCAACTCCATCATGTCCTCCAGTCCAGCAAGCTTGAGCCTTGTCCCCAATCCCTCTGAAGGACCGGTCACCATGATGCTCGCCAGTGCCACGAAGGCTTCCATCGAGATCTTCGATGTCCTCGGCAATCGTGTGGCAGTCATGCCGAATGCCCTCACCAGTTCATGGGATCCGACTGGCCTGAGCGATGGCATCTATATCGTCCGCGCGAACGGAGTGGACGAAAACGGCACTGCCTTTACCCTATTGAAGCGCCTCATTCTCGCACGATAA
- a CDS encoding porin family protein, with product MRHLRLMALGLFLLTIAPALASAQRYAYTPQPSTMIGVRGGLGIANEATPLYTNFTVSSHTGFLLGGQLDYWFQPQWALSVQLLYNQKGDHLDGVSPDNGLPETDDFTLGYIEIPVLAKIALGTSNVKPYFFAGPDVGILLAASDHQVQTSGGATYFDQTVDVSNSFNSLDLSLLFGAGVSYQMTGGPQLFLDAGYALGLVNVEKTAATGVNESLMSRDIRIAAGAMFPLQ from the coding sequence ATGCGACACTTACGATTGATGGCCCTCGGGCTTTTCCTTCTCACAATCGCGCCGGCACTGGCATCAGCGCAACGCTATGCGTATACACCACAGCCATCCACGATGATCGGGGTGCGCGGTGGACTCGGCATTGCCAATGAAGCGACGCCACTCTACACGAACTTTACCGTTTCGAGCCATACCGGATTTCTACTCGGCGGACAGCTCGACTACTGGTTTCAACCTCAATGGGCGCTGAGCGTACAACTTCTCTATAATCAGAAGGGCGATCACCTCGATGGAGTCAGTCCGGACAATGGTTTGCCAGAAACAGATGACTTCACACTCGGCTATATCGAAATACCTGTGCTGGCTAAGATTGCACTCGGCACGAGCAATGTGAAGCCATACTTCTTCGCCGGTCCGGATGTCGGAATCCTGCTTGCAGCGAGCGACCATCAGGTGCAGACCTCCGGCGGAGCGACATACTTCGACCAAACGGTCGATGTGAGCAACAGTTTTAACTCGCTGGACTTATCGCTGCTCTTCGGCGCGGGTGTGTCGTATCAAATGACCGGCGGTCCGCAACTCTTCCTCGATGCCGGCTACGCACTTGGCTTAGTCAATGTCGAGAAGACGGCGGCGACTGGAGTAAACGAGTCACTCATGTCGCGAGACATTCGCATCGCGGCCGGGGCGATGTTTCCGCTGCAATAA
- a CDS encoding replication-associated recombination protein A: MSKIPKIYPEHLPSHNPGSFSPLAERLRPQTLEEVVGQRSLLGPGKPLRVMAERGKLHSMVLWGPPGTGKTTIANILARTARAPFFSLSAISAGVKDLREAIELAREANRTSEERSVLFIDEVHRFSKSQQDALLGAVEHGDVTLIGATTENPSFEVISPLLSRARVFVLESLSREDLETLLERALKEDEELRELHLELGEDARRTLMVLSGGDARKMLNALELAVQLAPPPFEGGGTGVVSAESIEAAVGRKASRYDKAGEEHYNIISAFIKSMRGSDPNAALYWLARMIESGEDPEFIARRMIIFASEDIGNADPNALLLATACWDAVRAVGFPEATIIFGHVVAYLASAVKSNATYMGISAALDDAKNNPDQPVPLHLRNAPTKLMKELGYHAGYRYAHSEEGHFARGMTYLPEGYEDKVYYKPTEQGREKTILDRLKALWPGKYKV; the protein is encoded by the coding sequence ATGAGCAAGATTCCGAAAATCTATCCTGAACATCTGCCTTCGCATAACCCCGGTTCGTTCTCCCCGTTGGCCGAGCGGCTACGTCCGCAAACATTAGAGGAGGTTGTTGGTCAACGATCGCTGCTTGGTCCCGGTAAGCCGCTTCGTGTCATGGCCGAGCGGGGCAAACTGCACTCGATGGTCCTGTGGGGTCCGCCCGGAACTGGCAAGACAACGATCGCCAACATACTCGCTCGGACCGCTCGCGCGCCATTTTTTTCGCTGTCGGCGATCAGCGCCGGCGTCAAGGATTTACGGGAAGCCATCGAGTTGGCGCGTGAAGCCAACCGTACTTCCGAGGAGCGAAGCGTGCTGTTCATCGATGAAGTCCACCGCTTCTCGAAATCGCAACAAGACGCGCTGCTGGGTGCCGTCGAACATGGCGATGTGACACTCATCGGCGCCACGACGGAAAATCCATCGTTTGAAGTGATCTCGCCGCTCCTAAGCCGTGCGCGCGTCTTTGTACTCGAAAGCCTTTCGCGCGAAGACCTCGAAACACTGCTCGAACGCGCATTGAAAGAAGACGAAGAACTTCGCGAGTTGCATCTTGAACTTGGCGAGGACGCTCGCCGCACGCTGATGGTACTCTCCGGCGGCGATGCACGCAAAATGCTGAATGCACTTGAGCTTGCGGTTCAATTAGCGCCCCCGCCTTTTGAAGGCGGCGGCACGGGGGTGGTTTCCGCCGAATCCATTGAAGCCGCTGTTGGACGCAAGGCATCGCGCTATGACAAAGCCGGCGAAGAACATTACAATATCATTAGCGCCTTTATCAAGTCGATGCGCGGCAGCGATCCGAACGCCGCGCTCTACTGGCTGGCGCGTATGATCGAGTCGGGCGAAGATCCGGAGTTCATCGCGCGCCGCATGATTATCTTTGCGAGCGAAGACATCGGGAATGCCGACCCGAACGCGCTCTTGCTCGCGACCGCATGTTGGGATGCCGTTCGAGCTGTTGGATTTCCCGAGGCGACGATTATCTTTGGACACGTCGTGGCATATCTTGCGTCGGCCGTGAAATCCAACGCGACATATATGGGTATTTCTGCCGCGCTGGATGACGCGAAAAACAATCCTGATCAGCCTGTACCGTTGCATCTCCGCAATGCGCCGACAAAGCTGATGAAAGAACTCGGCTACCATGCAGGCTACCGCTACGCGCATTCCGAAGAAGGACATTTCGCGCGCGGAATGACGTATTTGCCCGAAGGCTACGAAGATAAGGTATACTACAAACCGACCGAGCAAGGCCGCGAGAAGACGATTCTCGATCGGCTCAAGGCATTATGGCCAGGGAAGTACAAAGTCTGA
- a CDS encoding T9SS type A sorting domain-containing protein, which yields MRLLSTAFIVGSLFLSGLVSAQPKPVASKDTLNFGPVVLRDSKVLFLSVRNTGSVSIAYGGFVGPFGADFRMTPVSYKPVLDPDSAIGFNVTFSPQTITANHIHRDSVEFQFSGLPNIVVQLVGEDHVPIMDTVAIDDTFLGFAGQIIRIPQRLVGSLAGALDSIYGFSELVTYDPQVLAFQRVFPGACLKGWQVAAYQTILGQVPIRGNSGGTGMIGPGEFITLQFQVISTAKTFQWTSIRQDSLVFGLGFEPLMSSDPGKATVIDSCTSVTGSAHAPGTMIMQNVPNPFFSETTFTFQVGSMPGETGSHVSIRLYDSRGQLVANPVDQDCPMGTHTATMPRGNLSAGVYTCVFEAGSYRTIRKVVVMP from the coding sequence ATGCGTCTCTTATCTACGGCCTTCATCGTAGGGTCCCTGTTCCTCTCCGGTCTGGTTTCTGCGCAACCAAAACCGGTTGCGAGCAAGGACACCCTGAATTTCGGTCCGGTCGTGCTGCGCGATTCGAAAGTGCTTTTTCTATCGGTCCGAAATACCGGGAGCGTATCCATCGCATACGGTGGATTTGTCGGACCATTCGGCGCTGATTTTAGAATGACGCCTGTCAGCTATAAGCCAGTGCTCGATCCGGATAGTGCCATCGGATTCAACGTGACCTTCTCACCCCAGACGATCACAGCGAATCATATCCATCGGGACTCCGTCGAGTTTCAGTTTAGCGGTCTGCCGAATATCGTCGTGCAACTGGTTGGCGAGGATCACGTCCCAATAATGGATACGGTGGCGATTGACGATACATTTCTTGGCTTTGCGGGTCAGATCATCCGGATTCCACAACGTCTAGTTGGATCACTCGCCGGAGCACTCGACTCGATCTATGGCTTTAGCGAACTGGTGACCTACGATCCGCAAGTTCTGGCATTCCAGCGAGTGTTTCCGGGGGCATGTCTCAAGGGATGGCAAGTTGCTGCGTATCAAACCATACTCGGTCAGGTCCCTATCCGAGGTAATTCCGGCGGAACGGGGATGATCGGTCCGGGAGAGTTCATCACTCTGCAATTTCAAGTCATCTCTACAGCGAAGACATTTCAATGGACTTCGATTCGGCAAGATAGCCTCGTCTTTGGTCTTGGCTTCGAACCATTGATGTCGAGCGATCCTGGGAAAGCGACCGTGATCGATTCGTGCACGAGCGTCACCGGTTCTGCCCATGCTCCGGGAACGATGATTATGCAGAATGTTCCGAATCCATTTTTCTCGGAGACGACCTTTACGTTTCAGGTTGGTTCTATGCCTGGCGAGACTGGAAGTCATGTCAGTATTCGGCTATATGACTCGCGGGGTCAGTTGGTCGCAAACCCGGTGGATCAGGATTGCCCGATGGGTACGCATACCGCCACAATGCCGCGCGGTAATCTTTCGGCGGGGGTCTACACGTGTGTCTTTGAGGCGGGTTCGTATCGGACTATCCGAAAAGTCGTCGTTATGCCGTAG
- a CDS encoding adenylate kinase, translated as MNIILFGPPGAGKGTQASRLAASHNLVHISTGDILRSAIAEGSALGRTAKSFVEKGALVPDDIIIGLVREVLEANREKSRGFLLDGFPRTVEQARALDNLFTELGIADVRIVILTAPDQELINRMVNRGLEQGRKDDTPETIRHRLDVYNTQTEPVKTYYQTKRKVLPVDGLGPVEDVTARIEKALQ; from the coding sequence ATGAATATCATTCTCTTTGGTCCTCCGGGCGCCGGCAAAGGCACACAAGCCTCGCGACTTGCCGCCAGCCATAACCTCGTCCACATCTCCACCGGCGATATTCTTCGCAGCGCCATCGCTGAAGGCTCCGCTCTTGGCCGGACAGCCAAAAGCTTCGTCGAAAAAGGCGCGCTCGTGCCCGATGATATTATCATCGGACTCGTCCGCGAAGTCCTCGAAGCCAATCGCGAGAAGTCCAGAGGATTCCTGCTCGATGGATTCCCACGCACCGTTGAGCAGGCCCGCGCGCTCGATAATCTCTTCACCGAACTCGGCATCGCCGATGTCCGCATCGTCATTCTCACCGCGCCGGACCAGGAGCTGATCAACCGCATGGTCAATCGCGGACTCGAACAAGGACGCAAGGACGACACCCCCGAGACCATTCGACACCGCCTCGATGTCTATAACACCCAGACCGAGCCGGTCAAGACCTACTACCAAACGAAGCGCAAAGTCCTGCCGGTCGATGGACTCGGGCCGGTCGAGGATGTGACCGCGAGGATCGAGAAGGCGCTCCAATAG